Part of the Kitasatospora sp. NBC_01266 genome, TGCCCTGATCGACGGTGTCTCGCTGTCAGGTGTTCGCGGCGGTCTGGGTCTCGACGCCACCCGTGTCGTTGCGACCGGAGCCCCTGGTGCCCTGCGCACCGGCGTGCTCTCCGGTAGCGCCGCGGGGACGGGTGTCGAGAGCGGTCTGTCCCTCGGCTGGGCCCCGGTCGTCGCCTGCTCGCCCGTGATGCGCGATGAGCGACCGACCAAGGCACCGAAGGCAGTGGAAGCGGCGGCCAAGCATGGCGCCTATCTGCTGGTCGCCGGTGCCGGAGCCACCCAGAAGCAGGACGAGCAGCTGATCAACCAGGCCAAGGTCGCCTTTATCGGCGCCAAGGCCATCCGGATCCGGGCCTTCCGCGGGCCTGAACCCTGGAGAGAGCGAACCTGAGGACGCCTCAGGTCGGCACCACTCCAGGGCCGCGGAACCCGTACACCGGGATCCGCGGCCCTTCTGTTTTGTCCGGTACGACAGACCACCAGGCCCCTCGGGGCCTCCGGTCCAGCCCCACCAGTCAGCTGGACCGGAACCACAACCAAGACGAGGAAGACGCCCACAGTGTCCACGGTCATCACACCGCCCCTCCCGTCCGTACCGCCGACAACGCCGACCCAGGCCGCGCCCGCTCAGTTCCCTCCTCCGGAAGGCTCTCTCATGCAGATCACCGCGCTCGACGACGCCGAGACTCTCGGCGCTCCCATCCCCTGCCGTTCCTTCGACCCCGAGGTCTTCTTCGCCGAGACGCCCGCTGACGTCGAGTACGCGAAGTCCCTCTGCGGCACCTGCCCGGTCAAGGAGGCCTGCCTGGCCGGCGCCCTCGACCGCCGCGAGCCGTGGGGTGTCTGGGGTGGCGAGCTGTTCGTCCAGGGTGTCGTGGTGGCCCGCAAGCGGCCCCGTGGCCGCCCGCGCAAGACCGAGGTCATGGCATGAAACCGGCGCACCGAGCAGCGACAGTCCACCGGGAATGCCCCCCGGCGGACGGCGCACTGCGCCACTCCGTCCGCACTGCCCTTGCCCAGGCTGATGCGGCGGTACAGACCCCCTACCCGACCACGCACCACGAGCAGGACCACGACATGGCGATCACCGCAGGGCCCAGCGTCCGCGCCGAGCAGACCACTGAACTCTCGATCCAGAACAGGACCCTTGAGATGCATCTCATGCAAGAAAACCTGGCCCGTGCCCATATGCAAGAACGCCTCCAGGAGGCTGAGGACCAACGCTTGGCCCGTGCCGTCCGGTTGCGGCGCAAGGCCGAGCGGGCCTCGCTGCGGGCCCGCAAGGCCCTTGCCTCGGCGGTGCTCTGACCTGAGGTCAGCGCCAGAGCCGGCGGCTCCCTGACGCAGCTGTGCCCGGCCCCCACCACGGGGCCGGGCACAGCTGCGTGCGGGGACGTCGTCTGCGGTCGGCCGACCTGGTCCGCCCCGGTCCGCCCGGTGTTCGGCCGGCGGCCCGGCTCAGTCCTTGGCGAAGCCGGGAAGCCAGGTGAGCATCTCGTTGCGGAACGGGGCCTGGGCGCCGAGTTGGCACAGGACGCCGATGGTGCTCAGGGTGACCCGGTGGATCAGCAGGTAGTCCGGGGGCAGGTTGAGCTGCTTGCCGAGGTTGTAGGCGGGCGAGCGGGGATCGGCGATCCGGGCGGCCTGGGCGCGCATCCAGGCCCGGGTGAAGTGGAAGTCGTCCACCGCGGCGGGTTCGATGATCGGGCGCAGGTAGTCCAGCACGGCGTCCGGGTCGAGTGCGATGGTCGGCTTCACGAAGCCCTCGGCCCGCAGCATGTCGAGCACCCCGACCGCGTCCCCGGCCAGCGCCATCCGCAGCGAGTCGCCGATCGGCGCGGGCAGCCCGCCGGGAAGCCGGTCGACGGTGCCGAAGTCCATCACCCCGAGCCGCCAGCCACTGGCGGGGCCGTCGTCCTTCAGGAGGCGGAAGTTGCCCGGGTGCGGGTCGGCGTGCAGTAGCCCGGTCCGGGCCGGGCCGGCGAACAGGAACCTGGCCAGCAGGTGCCCGGCCCGGTCGCGCTCGGCCCTGCCGCCGCCGGTGATCACCTCGGCCAGCGGGGTGCCGTCCAGCCACTCGGTCACCAGCACCTGGTCGGCCTGGGCGACCACGGCCGGCACCGTGATGTCCGGATCGTCGGCGAACTCCTCGGCGTGCACCCGCTGGGCCTCGGCCTCCAGGGCGTAGTCCAGCTCCTCGGCGACCCGGCTGCGCAGTTCGGTGATCAGCGGCTTGATGTCCAGCCCGGGGATCAGCGGGCCGAGCAGCCAGGCCACCCTGCTGAGCTGGGCGAGGTCGGAGAGCAGCGCCTCGCCGGCCCCGGGGTACTGGACCTTGACCGCGACCCGCCGCCCGTCCTGCCAGATCGCCCGGTGCACCTGCCCGATCGAGGCTGCGGCGGCCGGACGGTCGTCGAAGCTGCGGAAGTTGGCCCGCCAGTCCCGCCCGAGCCGCTCGGCCAGCGCGGTGTGCACGCTGGCGGCCGGCATCGGCGGAGCCGCGTCCTGAAGCTTCGTCAGGGCGGCCCGGTAAGGTCCGGCCACCTCTTCCGGCAGGGCGGCCTCGAACACCGACAGGACCTGCCCGAACTTCATCGCGCCGCCCTTCAGTTCACCGAGGACCTTGAAGAGCTGGTCGGCGGTGGCCTGCTGGAGTTCGGCGGTGACGACATCGGCCGACCGGCCGCCGATCCGCTTGCCCAGCCCGAGCGTGGCCCGCCCCGCTATCCCCAACGGCAGGGCGGCGAGCCTTGCCGTGCGGGTCACAGCCTTGCGCGGAAGATCGCTCACCAGGGCCTCCCATTCGAACGTGCGCCGACAGCGACCGCGGCTGCGGTGGCTGAGGGACGGCGGTCACTGTGCCATTGTGCCCGTTCCTCCCCAAGACCCGGCCGGGTCCCGTGCCGTGGCTTTCCACGCCCCGTGAGCTGCTGCCGCCGGTGGCCGGCAACTGCCGGTCGGCGCGGGCCGGTCAGCGCCAGAAGCAGCCGCACTCGGTGTGCGGCGGCAGCCGGAGCCGGCGCACCATGCCGTCCAGGGCGGAGACCTCGCACCAGCCGTCCACGCTCGGCGGCCGGACCCCGTCGAGGAGCAGCAGTGCGTGCAGCCCGGCCAGACCCGCCACCGCCGCGGCCACCGCGCCGTCGCAGGCCACCTCGCGCGGCCGGGCCGGTCCCGCGGCGCAGAGCTGGGCGAGCAGTCGCGGCCAGGCCTCGTCCCGGTCGGTGCGGGTCAGCCCGAGGCAGCGGCCACAGGCCGAGGCACCGGGCAGCACCAGTGGCCCGACCACCCCGAGGTGCTCGATCACCCCGAGGTAGAGGTGGGGGATGCCCGCCTGCATCAGCGCGTGCGCCTCGACGGCAGCACCCGCGTAGCCGCCGCTGCCGTCCCGTGGGGCGAGCACCACCAGATCCGTTGGCCGCTGCTCGGCGCCACCGGGCTCGGCCCGCGCCGAGCGGGGCCCCGCCGCGCCCTGGCCCGGCAGGCCGGCCGCCCGCCGCACCGCCTCGCTGGCCGCCGCCGCCCTGGTCCGCCCGATCTCCTGGGCCGGGATGCCACCGGGCGCGCAGTCCCCGGGCAGCACCCGCCCCTGGTCCAGCACTTGCACCTCGCCCACGCCGGAGGCCGCCAGCACCACTGCCACCGCCGCGCCGACCCGTCCCGCACCGCGCACCTCCACCCGCAGCCCGGTCCGCCGGGCCAGCGCCTGGGCACCACCGCCCGGGCTGGGGTGGAGCAGTGCGAGCGAGGCGAGATCGGGGCCGAGCAACTCCCGTCGGCTGGGCGGCAACTCGGCCAGCGCCTGCTCGACGGCCAGCGCGTCGTCCAGCAGGCCGGTCTCGGTCAGCGAGTGCAGCGCCTGCGCGACGTACGAGGGAGCCAGCCCCAGGCCCTCGGCCGCCGCCGTCAGGGCCGGGCCGTCCCGTTCGCCGTCGAGCAGGCCGAGAAAGGCGCAGAACCGCTCATCGGCCTGGTCAACCACCTGGGCCCGCTCGGGCGCGGTGCCGAACTGCAGGGTCTCCTGGTCACGCCAGGCCCGGGACAACGCGGACTTGAGCATCGGACGCATGGCGACCTCCTCTCCCGGTGGCCGAGTGAACCCACTCGATCGCTGTAGGTGAGCAAAGCCTGCCCCAGCTGCGGGAATTCGCCAAGCCGGTTATCCACAGCCGGTGGATAAAAGCAGATCAGCGTTCGAGCGGTTCATCCGTCTCATCAGCCCGACGTCAACAGGGCGTTGTCCAGGCACGGTTGTCCGCGCACGGTTGTCCACGCACGGCTGTCCGCGTCGGCCGTCCGGACACGGCACGTCCACACACGATCGATGTTGCAAACAATTCGGCCATGGCAGCGGACTTCTGTCAGCGCCAGCGGGTAACGTCGTGTGCCATGGCAGCCGAACGGGACTCCCAGCCCTCGGCGTCGCCTCGGCGTGCCCGTGCAGCGGCCGGGTCGGGAGTCGCGACGCCTGGTACGCGCGGGCGGCCGGACGCAACCCGGCAGAGTCCACCGGCGGCGGGTCCGGGGGAGTCGACCGCAGGTGCCCATCCGCAGCACGGTCCGGTCGAGGTCCGCCGCAGTGCCCGCCGCAGCCGCACCGTCTCCGCCTATCGCGAGGGCGATCGCACCATCGTGCTGATCCCGGCCCGGATGTCCCTGGCCGAGGAGCAGCGCTGGGTGCGCCAGATGCTCGACAAGCTGGCCGCCCAGGAGAGCCGCCGCGCCCTCGGCGA contains:
- a CDS encoding WhiB family transcriptional regulator — encoded protein: MTPPLPSVPPTTPTQAAPAQFPPPEGSLMQITALDDAETLGAPIPCRSFDPEVFFAETPADVEYAKSLCGTCPVKEACLAGALDRREPWGVWGGELFVQGVVVARKRPRGRPRKTEVMA
- a CDS encoding ABC1 kinase family protein, which codes for MSDLPRKAVTRTARLAALPLGIAGRATLGLGKRIGGRSADVVTAELQQATADQLFKVLGELKGGAMKFGQVLSVFEAALPEEVAGPYRAALTKLQDAAPPMPAASVHTALAERLGRDWRANFRSFDDRPAAAASIGQVHRAIWQDGRRVAVKVQYPGAGEALLSDLAQLSRVAWLLGPLIPGLDIKPLITELRSRVAEELDYALEAEAQRVHAEEFADDPDITVPAVVAQADQVLVTEWLDGTPLAEVITGGGRAERDRAGHLLARFLFAGPARTGLLHADPHPGNFRLLKDDGPASGWRLGVMDFGTVDRLPGGLPAPIGDSLRMALAGDAVGVLDMLRAEGFVKPTIALDPDAVLDYLRPIIEPAAVDDFHFTRAWMRAQAARIADPRSPAYNLGKQLNLPPDYLLIHRVTLSTIGVLCQLGAQAPFRNEMLTWLPGFAKD
- a CDS encoding ThiF family adenylyltransferase, giving the protein MRPMLKSALSRAWRDQETLQFGTAPERAQVVDQADERFCAFLGLLDGERDGPALTAAAEGLGLAPSYVAQALHSLTETGLLDDALAVEQALAELPPSRRELLGPDLASLALLHPSPGGGAQALARRTGLRVEVRGAGRVGAAVAVVLAASGVGEVQVLDQGRVLPGDCAPGGIPAQEIGRTRAAAASEAVRRAAGLPGQGAAGPRSARAEPGGAEQRPTDLVVLAPRDGSGGYAGAAVEAHALMQAGIPHLYLGVIEHLGVVGPLVLPGASACGRCLGLTRTDRDEAWPRLLAQLCAAGPARPREVACDGAVAAAVAGLAGLHALLLLDGVRPPSVDGWCEVSALDGMVRRLRLPPHTECGCFWR